In one Janibacter cremeus genomic region, the following are encoded:
- a CDS encoding YchJ family protein → MSDEPCPCGTGRALSQCCGPLLTTERLAETAEELMRSRYTAHVFGNAEHLWRTWDGRTRPAVVNPGEARWTGLEITEVVDGGPDDMTGTVVFTATHEGGELAERSEFTRRGGRWFYTGGR, encoded by the coding sequence ATGAGTGACGAGCCCTGCCCCTGTGGCACCGGTCGAGCACTGTCGCAGTGCTGCGGACCGCTGCTGACCACCGAGCGTCTCGCCGAGACGGCCGAGGAGCTGATGCGCAGCCGGTACACGGCCCACGTCTTCGGCAACGCGGAGCACCTGTGGCGCACGTGGGACGGCCGTACCCGGCCGGCCGTGGTCAATCCCGGCGAGGCCCGCTGGACGGGTCTGGAGATCACCGAGGTCGTCGACGGCGGCCCGGACGACATGACCGGGACGGTGGTCTTCACCGCCACGCACGAAGGGGGCGAGCTGGCCGAGCGCAGCGAGTTCACCCGGCGCGGTGGACGCTGGTTCTACACGGGAGGTCGATGA
- a CDS encoding aspartate kinase produces MSLVVQKYGGSSLGDAESIKRVAHRIVETKQAGNDVCVVVSAMGDSTDELLDLAEQVSPVPPPREMDMLLTAGERISMALVAMAIADLGHSVRSFTGSQAGVITDTSHGKAKIIDVTPGRITEALGKKHIVIVAGFQGVSQGTKEITTLGRGGSDTTAVALAAALEADVCEIYTDVDGIFTADPRIVTKAHKIDRISHDEMLEMAASGAKILHLRCVEYARRSEMPIHVRSSFSPKEGTWVLPPDTEGNQAMEEPIIAGVAHDASEAKITVVGVPDEPGRAAQIFTTVADAQVNIDMIVQNVSESETARTDISFTLPMSDGQVAVEALLKTKDEVGFDSIRYDDQIGKLSLIGAGMRTNPGVSATFFKALADAGINIEMISTSEIRISVVTRVEQLDDALQALHTAFGLDSEDGEAVVYAGTGR; encoded by the coding sequence TTGAGTCTGGTTGTCCAGAAGTACGGCGGTTCCTCGCTCGGCGATGCCGAGAGCATCAAACGAGTGGCGCACCGCATCGTCGAGACCAAGCAGGCGGGCAACGACGTATGCGTCGTCGTCTCCGCCATGGGTGACAGCACCGACGAGTTGCTCGACCTCGCGGAGCAGGTCAGTCCGGTCCCGCCCCCGCGGGAGATGGACATGCTGCTGACCGCCGGTGAGCGGATCTCGATGGCGCTGGTCGCGATGGCCATCGCCGACCTCGGCCACAGCGTGCGCTCCTTCACCGGCAGTCAGGCGGGCGTCATCACCGACACCTCGCACGGCAAGGCGAAGATCATCGACGTCACACCCGGCCGCATCACCGAGGCGCTGGGCAAGAAGCACATCGTCATCGTCGCCGGCTTCCAGGGCGTGAGCCAGGGGACGAAGGAGATCACCACCCTCGGCCGGGGCGGCTCCGACACGACCGCGGTGGCGCTCGCCGCCGCTCTCGAGGCCGACGTCTGCGAGATCTACACCGATGTCGACGGCATCTTCACCGCCGACCCGCGCATCGTGACCAAGGCCCACAAGATCGATCGCATCTCCCACGACGAGATGCTGGAGATGGCCGCCAGCGGCGCCAAGATCCTCCACCTGCGGTGCGTGGAGTACGCGCGTCGCTCCGAGATGCCCATCCACGTGCGTTCGTCCTTCTCCCCGAAGGAGGGTACGTGGGTCCTGCCCCCCGATACCGAAGGAAACCAGGCCATGGAAGAACCCATCATCGCCGGCGTCGCCCACGACGCCAGTGAAGCCAAGATCACCGTCGTCGGCGTGCCGGACGAGCCGGGTCGCGCCGCGCAGATCTTCACGACCGTGGCCGATGCCCAGGTCAACATCGACATGATCGTGCAGAACGTCTCCGAGTCGGAGACCGCCCGCACCGACATCTCCTTCACCCTGCCGATGTCCGATGGGCAGGTGGCCGTCGAGGCGCTGTTGAAGACCAAGGACGAGGTCGGCTTCGACTCGATCCGGTACGACGACCAGATCGGCAAGCTCTCGCTGATCGGCGCCGGCATGCGCACCAACCCGGGCGTCTCGGCCACCTTCTTCAAGGCACTCGCCGACGCGGGCATCAACATCGAGATGATCTCGACCTCGGAGATCCGTATCTCCGTGGTCACGCGCGTCGAGCAGCTCGATGACGCGCTCCAGGCGCTGCACACGGCCTTCGGTCTCGACTCCGAGGACGGCGAAGCGGTCGTCTACGCGGGTACCGGGCGGTGA
- a CDS encoding enoyl-CoA hydratase-related protein, with product MGEVRYEVAEGVATITLAAPERRNALSVEMSRELIDAARTAEADAGVGAVVITGGAHFCAGAVRSVLAETGKDPVEDTAYRDLETVYSAFTTIGTLDVPTIAAVRGAAVGAGLNLALSTDLRVVSRSARLLPGFAQIGIHPGGGHLHLLHRVAGREAAAAMGLFGEEVDGTRAVDLGIAWSAHEDPEVEDAGRAVAARVAGDPDLARRVLRSFRRETAPGGLAWDSAVEVEHSPQMWSLRRKHGS from the coding sequence ATGGGCGAGGTCCGTTACGAGGTCGCCGAGGGTGTCGCGACCATCACGCTGGCCGCGCCGGAGCGGCGCAATGCGCTCTCGGTGGAGATGTCGCGCGAGCTCATCGACGCCGCCCGCACGGCGGAGGCCGATGCCGGCGTGGGTGCCGTCGTCATCACCGGCGGCGCGCACTTCTGCGCCGGCGCCGTCCGCTCCGTCCTCGCCGAGACCGGCAAGGACCCGGTCGAGGACACCGCGTACCGCGACCTCGAGACGGTCTACTCGGCGTTCACGACGATCGGGACGCTCGACGTGCCCACGATCGCAGCGGTCCGCGGCGCGGCCGTGGGAGCGGGACTGAACCTCGCGCTGTCCACCGACCTGCGGGTCGTCTCGCGTTCCGCGCGTCTCCTGCCCGGCTTCGCCCAGATCGGGATCCATCCCGGTGGCGGCCACCTGCACCTGCTGCACCGGGTCGCGGGGCGGGAGGCGGCTGCGGCCATGGGGCTCTTCGGCGAGGAGGTCGACGGCACGAGGGCCGTCGACCTCGGGATCGCGTGGTCCGCCCACGAGGACCCCGAGGTGGAGGACGCCGGCCGGGCCGTGGCCGCCCGGGTGGCGGGCGACCCCGATCTGGCCCGGCGGGTGCTGCGCAGCTTCCGTCGCGAGACCGCTCCCGGCGGTCTGGCGTGGGACTCAGCGGTCGAGGTCGAGCACTCCCCACAGATGTGGTCCCTGCGCCGCAAGCACGGCTCCTGA
- a CDS encoding DUF5063 domain-containing protein, with protein MPDETTLLADECAAEASAWLATVAEIASGAAPESAIPLLLLTTSQIQLVGARLGAINDIVLEQRFEDDAGPDTDLDPLRTGLAQLLSEVDEYDDVADPVTSPERATGSLSNDLAIIAGALTHGLAHHEAGRPTEALWWWQYSYLADWGDRAAMAVRVLQTLLAHLRLDADADVVGEAEFDALHT; from the coding sequence ATGCCTGACGAGACCACCCTGCTGGCCGACGAGTGCGCGGCTGAGGCGAGTGCCTGGCTGGCGACCGTCGCCGAGATCGCCTCGGGGGCCGCGCCCGAGAGCGCCATCCCGCTCCTGCTGCTGACGACGAGCCAGATCCAGCTCGTCGGTGCCCGGCTGGGGGCGATCAACGACATCGTCCTCGAGCAGCGCTTCGAGGACGACGCGGGCCCGGACACCGACCTCGACCCACTGCGCACCGGCCTCGCCCAGCTGCTCTCCGAGGTCGACGAGTACGACGACGTCGCCGACCCGGTCACCTCGCCCGAGCGGGCGACCGGCTCGCTGAGCAACGACCTCGCGATCATCGCCGGGGCACTGACGCACGGGCTGGCGCACCACGAGGCCGGCCGGCCGACCGAGGCCCTGTGGTGGTGGCAGTACAGCTACCTCGCGGACTGGGGCGACCGTGCCGCGATGGCCGTGCGCGTCCTGCAGACGCTCTTGGCGCACCTGCGGCTCGATGCCGACGCCGACGTCGTCGGTGAGGCCGAGTTCGACGCCCTGCACACCTGA
- a CDS encoding aspartate-semialdehyde dehydrogenase has protein sequence MTASPSPSTAGPTLALVGATGRFAEAIASALALRDDPWGEIRLYAPGVTCRTLTVRGREQPVETLREDSFDGVDVALFNLSSEVTGEWASRAVAAGAVVIDASSTHRLDEDVPLVVPGINSELVSHRPRGIVALPGPLTWGLIDAAHVLHQGWELQHLVVTGLIAAVSQSDRGVARLREELYTVAAEPTIGQHPGDVRAAVSDLPVASPFPAPLALNVIPWVGEATDDGFTTAERAVDHEVRKILDLAATVPVVVTLVQVPVVMAHSMALHARCARPVSPDKVRQAYVAAPSLVYLDERTGEVPTPVDSVGIDPRFVGRIRQPKGAGHHIDMFVSADTIRRGATAMLTVAEMISAERGRGAPAVSRG, from the coding sequence GTGACCGCATCCCCGTCGCCGTCCACCGCAGGGCCGACCCTGGCCCTGGTGGGGGCGACGGGGCGCTTCGCGGAGGCGATCGCCTCCGCTCTCGCCCTGCGGGACGACCCGTGGGGCGAGATCCGTCTCTACGCACCGGGGGTGACCTGCCGCACCCTCACCGTGCGCGGGCGTGAGCAGCCGGTGGAGACCCTGCGCGAGGACTCCTTCGACGGCGTCGACGTCGCGCTGTTCAACCTCTCGTCCGAGGTGACGGGGGAGTGGGCGAGCCGGGCGGTGGCGGCCGGCGCCGTCGTGATCGACGCCAGCTCTACGCATCGCCTGGACGAGGATGTCCCGCTCGTCGTCCCGGGTATCAACTCCGAGCTGGTGAGCCACCGGCCCCGAGGCATCGTCGCCCTGCCGGGACCGCTCACGTGGGGACTCATCGACGCCGCCCACGTCCTGCACCAGGGGTGGGAGCTGCAGCACCTCGTCGTCACGGGCCTCATCGCCGCGGTGTCCCAGTCGGACCGGGGGGTCGCCCGACTGCGCGAGGAGCTGTACACCGTCGCCGCGGAGCCGACGATCGGACAGCACCCCGGGGACGTGCGGGCGGCCGTGTCCGACCTGCCCGTCGCGTCCCCCTTCCCCGCTCCGCTGGCGCTCAACGTCATCCCGTGGGTGGGGGAGGCGACCGATGACGGCTTCACCACCGCCGAGCGCGCGGTGGACCACGAGGTGCGCAAGATCCTCGACCTCGCCGCCACCGTGCCAGTCGTGGTCACCCTCGTCCAGGTGCCGGTGGTCATGGCGCACTCCATGGCGCTGCACGCCCGGTGCGCACGGCCGGTCTCCCCGGACAAGGTGCGACAGGCCTACGTGGCCGCGCCGTCCCTCGTCTACCTCGACGAGCGGACCGGGGAGGTGCCGACGCCCGTGGACAGCGTGGGCATCGACCCACGCTTCGTGGGCCGGATCCGGCAGCCGAAGGGAGCGGGGCACCACATCGACATGTTCGTCAGTGCCGACACCATTCGCCGTGGTGCCACGGCGATGCTCACGGTCGCCGAGATGATCTCCGCCGAGCGGGGCCGGGGCGCTCCTGCCGTCTCCCGGGGCTGA
- a CDS encoding LytR C-terminal domain-containing protein, which translates to MSYRVVGFDELEGAAARHFRRQRRRRLLLFVTLPGLILGTATVATAYGTGLLGMNETVDCAPVAAPAPERESFKINLLNSSDAVGLASEVGRDLELRDFKVASIGNADDSVYVEGPATIYFGDEGLKNALLVQKQIPGSKLWNDARGGESVQLVLGYGFEKLVDEPDPPLPAPAEISVNVYNTTWKEGLAAETSKVLEEREFTVKKTGNDPQNSFHKNEVGVIRFGPEGERAAKRLAEQVEDIQMQKDDRSGTTLDLVLGNEWDGLKAPSEVPQVKPYERPAETIQLPCKST; encoded by the coding sequence GTGTCGTATCGAGTCGTCGGCTTCGACGAGCTCGAGGGAGCCGCCGCCAGGCACTTCCGTCGTCAGCGTCGGCGCCGTCTTCTCCTCTTCGTCACCCTCCCCGGGCTCATCCTGGGGACCGCGACGGTCGCGACGGCCTACGGGACCGGTCTGCTCGGCATGAACGAGACCGTGGACTGCGCCCCGGTGGCCGCGCCGGCCCCCGAGCGCGAGTCCTTCAAGATCAACCTCCTCAACAGCAGCGACGCCGTCGGTCTGGCCAGCGAGGTCGGACGTGACCTCGAGCTGCGCGACTTCAAGGTCGCTTCGATCGGCAATGCCGACGACTCCGTGTACGTCGAGGGCCCGGCGACCATCTACTTCGGCGACGAGGGTCTGAAGAACGCCCTGCTGGTGCAGAAGCAGATCCCCGGCTCCAAGCTGTGGAACGACGCCCGCGGTGGGGAGAGCGTCCAGCTCGTGCTGGGGTACGGCTTCGAGAAGCTCGTCGACGAGCCCGACCCGCCGCTGCCGGCGCCGGCCGAGATCTCCGTCAACGTCTACAACACGACGTGGAAGGAGGGGCTGGCGGCAGAGACCAGCAAGGTCCTCGAGGAGCGTGAGTTCACGGTCAAGAAGACGGGCAACGACCCGCAGAACTCCTTCCACAAGAACGAGGTCGGCGTCATCCGGTTCGGTCCGGAGGGCGAGCGAGCGGCCAAGCGACTGGCTGAGCAGGTCGAGGACATCCAGATGCAGAAGGACGATCGCAGCGGAACCACGCTCGACCTGGTCCTCGGCAACGAGTGGGACGGACTGAAGGCACCGAGCGAGGTCCCGCAGGTCAAGCCCTACGAGCGTCCGGCAGAGACGATCCAGCTGCCCTGCAAGAGCACGTGA
- a CDS encoding NADPH-dependent FMN reductase: MKIAIILGSTRPGRFGKQVADWVLEQTEGRDDAEYELVDLADYDLDLLGEPVVPGAAKRQYENPKTVRWGKKIDEFDGFVFVTPEYNHGVPAALKNAFDVLFPEWVHKGVALVSYGADGGVRAVEHWRTILANPQMHVARGQVSFSTMLETTEAEDGSLVFAPAERRAKELRNLLAQLRKLTEATASLRP, from the coding sequence GTGAAGATCGCCATCATCCTCGGCAGCACCCGCCCCGGTCGTTTCGGGAAGCAGGTCGCCGACTGGGTCCTCGAGCAGACCGAGGGCCGTGACGACGCCGAGTACGAGCTCGTGGACCTCGCCGACTACGACCTCGACCTGCTCGGTGAGCCCGTCGTCCCGGGCGCCGCCAAGCGGCAGTACGAAAACCCGAAGACCGTGCGCTGGGGGAAGAAGATCGACGAGTTCGACGGCTTCGTCTTCGTCACCCCGGAGTACAACCACGGCGTGCCCGCCGCGCTGAAGAACGCCTTCGACGTGCTCTTCCCCGAGTGGGTCCACAAGGGCGTCGCCCTCGTCTCCTACGGAGCCGACGGTGGCGTGCGCGCGGTCGAGCACTGGCGCACGATCCTCGCCAACCCGCAGATGCACGTCGCCCGGGGGCAGGTCTCCTTCTCCACCATGCTCGAGACGACGGAGGCGGAGGACGGCAGCCTCGTCTTCGCCCCGGCCGAGCGTCGCGCCAAGGAGCTGCGCAACCTGCTCGCGCAGCTGCGCAAGCTCACCGAGGCGACCGCCTCCCTTCGCCCCTGA
- the recR gene encoding recombination mediator RecR — MYEGVVQDLIDELGRLPGVGPKSAQRIAFHLLQADPQDVQRLVQTLSEVKDKVSFCETCGNVAEGPQCRICADTRRDPSAICVVEEPKDVIAIERTREFRGRYHVLGGAISPMDGVGPDDLRFTELMSRLSDGSVAEVIIATDPNLEGEATASYTARLLSPFGIKVTRLASGLPVGGDLEYADEVTLGRAFEGRKLLDA, encoded by the coding sequence GTGTACGAAGGCGTGGTCCAGGACCTGATCGACGAGCTCGGCCGACTGCCCGGGGTCGGTCCCAAGAGTGCCCAGAGGATCGCCTTCCACCTCCTGCAGGCCGACCCGCAGGACGTCCAGCGGCTCGTCCAGACCCTCAGCGAGGTCAAGGACAAGGTCTCCTTCTGCGAGACCTGCGGCAACGTCGCCGAGGGCCCGCAGTGCCGCATCTGCGCGGACACCCGCCGCGACCCCAGCGCCATCTGCGTCGTCGAGGAGCCCAAGGACGTCATCGCGATCGAGCGCACCCGTGAGTTCCGCGGCCGCTACCACGTGCTCGGCGGTGCGATCTCCCCGATGGACGGCGTCGGTCCGGACGACCTGCGCTTCACCGAGCTGATGTCGCGGCTGTCCGACGGCAGCGTCGCCGAGGTGATCATCGCGACCGACCCCAACCTCGAGGGCGAGGCCACCGCGTCCTACACGGCCCGGCTGCTCTCCCCCTTCGGGATCAAGGTGACCCGCCTGGCCTCCGGGCTGCCCGTGGGTGGGGACCTCGAGTACGCCGACGAGGTCACCCTCGGTCGCGCGTTCGAAGGGAGGAAGCTGCTCGATGCCTGA
- a CDS encoding DNA polymerase III subunit gamma and tau — MSTALYRRYRPETFADVIGQEHVTEPLMQALRSGRVNHAYLFSGPRGCGKTTSARILARCLNCEQGPTPTPCGECDSCVALARGGAGSVDVIEIDAASHGGVDDARDLRERASFGPAQSRYKIYIIDEAHMVTPQGFNALLKIVEEPPEHVKFVFATTEPEKVIGTIRSRTHHYPFRLVPPARLQDYMEQLCAAEGVALEPGVLSFVVRAGGGSVRDSLSVLDQLIAGSDERGLTYEGAAALLGFTDDELLDRAVTAFGAGDAGGVFTVIDSVIETGLDPRRFVEDLLERFRDLIVIAAAPEGAAAILRGLPGDQIERMRQQSGVFGPASLSRAADIINAGLTEMTGATSPRVQLEIIAARVLLPAAAGESGYAARLDRLERRLDVGGVPTGEGGGPRSEDAAPARGDAPRQAAVPQRPAPGPQQDAPIAQAAPAAATTGRGPDHAVTPHESAPRAPAPQGRASEPRPTAHDVSAHEAAGPAPAAADSQPPTPEQQTGARPDRGEPPAEAPEQPAADEPAGAAATSSHIDVEALRRAWPDVLGRIYQMRRATWTFLSEHAQVLSYDGQRLVLGIATTGLANAFRNGSHAEVVRQALIDALGVDARVEGVPHQQSGQPPAGGGSQATYSPPPQSASAPPAAGRGGPTGPGEPRAQAAPADDMGVPAPAGGPSGADWGSTPASASSAPSWATAGPATGSEQASSPPSPPAPEPRAPREPDDASVSDDDEDIVDAGAAGPAVIERILGGAVIREE, encoded by the coding sequence GTGAGCACCGCCCTGTACCGCCGCTACCGGCCAGAGACCTTCGCCGACGTCATCGGCCAGGAGCACGTCACCGAGCCGTTGATGCAGGCGCTGCGCTCCGGGCGGGTCAACCACGCCTACCTCTTCTCCGGGCCGCGCGGCTGTGGCAAGACCACGAGCGCACGCATCCTCGCCCGCTGCCTCAACTGCGAGCAGGGGCCCACCCCCACGCCGTGCGGTGAGTGCGACTCGTGCGTGGCGCTGGCCCGCGGTGGTGCCGGCTCGGTCGACGTCATCGAGATCGACGCGGCCAGCCACGGTGGTGTCGACGACGCCCGTGACCTGCGCGAGCGGGCGTCCTTCGGGCCGGCGCAGAGCCGCTACAAGATCTACATCATCGACGAGGCGCACATGGTGACGCCGCAGGGATTCAACGCCCTGCTGAAGATCGTCGAGGAGCCGCCGGAGCACGTGAAGTTCGTCTTCGCGACGACCGAGCCGGAGAAGGTCATCGGCACGATCCGCTCGCGCACCCACCACTACCCCTTCCGCCTCGTGCCGCCGGCGCGGCTGCAGGACTACATGGAGCAGCTCTGCGCCGCCGAGGGCGTGGCGCTCGAGCCCGGCGTGCTCTCCTTCGTCGTGCGCGCCGGCGGAGGGTCGGTCCGGGACTCGCTGTCCGTCCTCGACCAGCTGATCGCCGGCAGCGACGAGCGGGGCCTGACCTACGAGGGGGCCGCCGCGCTCCTCGGGTTCACCGACGACGAGCTGCTCGACCGCGCGGTCACGGCCTTCGGGGCCGGCGACGCCGGAGGCGTCTTCACCGTCATCGACTCGGTCATCGAGACCGGCCTGGACCCGCGCCGGTTCGTCGAGGACCTGCTCGAGCGCTTCCGGGACCTCATCGTGATCGCGGCCGCGCCCGAGGGCGCCGCGGCGATCCTGCGCGGGCTGCCCGGTGACCAGATCGAGCGGATGCGTCAGCAGTCCGGTGTCTTCGGTCCCGCGTCGCTCTCCCGGGCGGCGGACATCATCAACGCCGGCCTGACCGAGATGACCGGCGCCACCTCCCCACGCGTCCAGCTGGAGATCATCGCCGCCCGGGTGCTCCTGCCGGCCGCGGCCGGCGAGTCCGGCTACGCGGCCCGACTGGACCGCCTCGAGCGCCGTCTCGACGTGGGAGGGGTGCCCACGGGCGAAGGGGGTGGCCCCAGGAGCGAGGACGCAGCCCCGGCGAGGGGCGACGCACCGCGTCAGGCCGCCGTGCCCCAGCGCCCGGCGCCGGGCCCGCAGCAGGACGCCCCCATCGCGCAGGCTGCGCCTGCCGCGGCGACGACCGGGCGGGGCCCGGACCATGCGGTCACGCCGCACGAGTCGGCCCCGCGGGCGCCGGCGCCGCAGGGGCGCGCGTCCGAGCCACGCCCCACGGCGCACGACGTCTCCGCGCACGAGGCCGCCGGGCCCGCGCCGGCCGCGGCCGACTCGCAGCCGCCGACCCCGGAGCAGCAGACCGGGGCGCGCCCGGACCGCGGTGAGCCGCCGGCCGAGGCGCCCGAGCAGCCTGCGGCCGATGAGCCGGCGGGGGCAGCCGCGACGAGCAGCCACATCGACGTCGAGGCGCTGCGCCGGGCCTGGCCCGACGTCCTCGGGCGGATCTACCAGATGCGCCGGGCGACCTGGACCTTCCTGTCCGAGCACGCGCAGGTGCTCTCGTACGACGGGCAACGTCTGGTCCTCGGGATCGCGACGACCGGTCTGGCCAACGCCTTCCGCAACGGCTCCCACGCCGAGGTGGTCCGCCAGGCACTCATCGATGCCCTGGGGGTCGACGCCCGCGTCGAGGGCGTCCCGCACCAGCAGAGCGGCCAGCCGCCGGCCGGCGGTGGCTCCCAGGCGACCTACTCACCGCCCCCGCAGAGTGCGTCCGCGCCGCCCGCTGCCGGCCGAGGCGGGCCCACCGGGCCGGGTGAGCCCCGGGCCCAGGCCGCTCCTGCGGATGACATGGGTGTCCCGGCCCCGGCTGGTGGACCCTCCGGTGCCGACTGGGGGTCGACGCCGGCGTCCGCCTCTTCCGCGCCCTCGTGGGCCACCGCCGGTCCGGCGACCGGGTCCGAGCAGGCGAGCAGCCCCCCTTCGCCGCCCGCCCCCGAGCCGCGTGCGCCGCGCGAGCCTGACGACGCCTCGGTCAGCGACGACGACGAGGACATCGTCGATGCCGGTGCTGCCGGCCCGGCCGTCATCGAGCGCATCCTCGGCGGAGCCGTCATCCGCGAGGAGTGA
- a CDS encoding pyrophosphate--fructose-6-phosphate 1-phosphotransferase encodes MSVRTVAMLTAGGIAPCLSSAVGGLIERYTDRAPEVRLIGYLDGYAGLLAGRSVEVTDEVRATAGRLHAFGGSPLGNSRVKLTNAEDLVRRGLVAKGDDPLRVAAEQLLEDGVDVLHTIGGDDTNTTAADLARHLVEAGHDLRVIGLPKTIDNDIIPIRQSLGAWTAAEQGALFARNIIGEHSSNPRMLIIHEVMGRHSGWLTAETARRYRDQLLGREFVPGIGNDPRRWDVHAVYVPEVPVDLDAEGERLRAVMDEIGCVNVFLAEGAGVDDIVASLEAAGERVPRDAFGHVALDEVNPGAYFAETFAERLGAEKAKVWKSGYFARSAAPNAEDLELIARCTDLAVETALAGGSGVIGQDVGRDDELRAIELDRIAGGGAFDPTVEWFADLRRAIGQS; translated from the coding sequence GTGAGCGTCCGCACCGTCGCGATGCTGACGGCCGGGGGTATCGCCCCGTGCCTCTCGTCCGCGGTGGGCGGGCTCATCGAGCGCTACACCGACCGCGCCCCCGAGGTGCGGCTCATCGGCTACCTCGACGGCTACGCCGGCCTGCTTGCCGGCCGCAGCGTCGAGGTCACCGATGAGGTGCGGGCAACGGCGGGCCGTCTGCACGCCTTCGGTGGTTCCCCGCTCGGCAACTCCCGGGTCAAGCTGACCAATGCCGAGGACCTCGTGCGCCGCGGCCTCGTGGCGAAGGGGGACGACCCCCTTCGCGTCGCGGCCGAGCAGCTGCTCGAGGACGGGGTCGACGTGCTGCACACCATCGGTGGCGACGACACCAACACCACGGCGGCCGACCTCGCCCGCCACCTCGTCGAGGCGGGCCACGACCTGCGGGTCATCGGGCTGCCCAAGACGATCGACAACGACATCATCCCGATCCGGCAGAGCCTGGGGGCGTGGACGGCGGCCGAGCAGGGGGCGCTCTTCGCCCGCAACATCATCGGCGAGCACTCCTCGAACCCGCGGATGCTCATCATCCACGAGGTGATGGGGCGGCACAGCGGCTGGCTCACGGCCGAGACCGCGCGTCGGTACCGGGACCAGCTGCTCGGGCGAGAGTTCGTCCCCGGGATCGGCAACGACCCCCGCCGGTGGGACGTGCACGCCGTCTACGTCCCCGAGGTGCCCGTCGACCTCGACGCGGAGGGTGAGCGACTCAGGGCGGTCATGGACGAGATCGGGTGCGTCAACGTCTTCCTCGCGGAGGGTGCCGGTGTGGACGACATTGTCGCCTCGCTCGAGGCCGCGGGTGAGCGGGTGCCGCGGGACGCCTTCGGTCACGTGGCCCTCGACGAGGTCAACCCGGGCGCATACTTCGCGGAGACCTTCGCCGAGCGGCTCGGGGCGGAGAAGGCGAAGGTGTGGAAGTCGGGTTACTTCGCCCGCTCCGCCGCCCCGAACGCCGAGGACCTGGAGCTGATCGCCCGGTGCACCGACCTGGCGGTCGAGACCGCGCTGGCGGGCGGCTCGGGCGTCATCGGCCAGGACGTGGGGCGCGACGACGAGCTGCGCGCGATCGAGCTGGACCGCATCGCCGGTGGCGGGGCCTTCGACCCGACCGTCGAGTGGTTCGCCGACCTGCGACGGGCCATCGGCCAGTCCTGA